The Chloroflexota bacterium genome includes a window with the following:
- a CDS encoding (Fe-S)-binding protein, which translates to MFKDKQEIKDTRIHLCLDCGKCTVVCPVARYNPEFNPRLIVQRNMEQKDRNFQDETIWSCVNCYMCLERCNYRVEFPEFIRILRTEALIKGTQAQCSHGGALQSMMHLMNGENVHQERLGWLTPDIKLSAQYDTIFFVGCAPYFDIMFRDLGVNTLKGVKAALRLLNRAKISFNLLANERCCGRDLLLQGDKESFVSLAQANVDEFNRLGVKRIITTCPECYYSLKVDYPKLLGSTVAEVVYWTEAVAPLLQSGELHLGKLQEKATYQDPCTLGRGLRIFDSPRLILSAVDGLSLVEMEQSRERALCCGASSWVHCGTTNRQIQDERLTQAEATGAGMLVTSCPKCQIHLKCTQRSRNGKMPKIDIQDLASLAARSLDQEAG; encoded by the coding sequence ATGTTTAAAGACAAGCAGGAAATAAAGGATACACGAATACATCTTTGCCTTGATTGCGGCAAATGTACGGTGGTCTGTCCGGTTGCTCGGTATAATCCAGAGTTCAACCCACGACTTATAGTCCAGAGAAACATGGAGCAGAAAGACCGGAATTTTCAGGATGAGACAATCTGGTCCTGTGTTAATTGCTATATGTGCCTGGAGCGTTGCAATTATCGCGTAGAATTTCCGGAGTTCATTCGTATTTTGAGAACTGAGGCACTTATTAAGGGAACTCAGGCGCAGTGCAGTCATGGCGGGGCATTACAGTCAATGATGCATCTGATGAACGGAGAAAACGTGCACCAGGAACGTCTGGGCTGGCTAACGCCGGATATCAAGCTATCTGCACAATATGACACCATATTTTTCGTGGGCTGCGCGCCCTATTTCGACATTATGTTCAGAGACCTAGGAGTGAATACGCTGAAGGGTGTGAAGGCAGCACTGCGGTTGCTTAACCGCGCTAAAATATCCTTTAATCTTCTGGCTAACGAGCGTTGCTGCGGACGTGACCTGCTCCTCCAGGGAGATAAAGAAAGCTTTGTGTCTCTGGCACAGGCCAATGTGGATGAATTTAACCGCCTCGGCGTCAAAAGAATCATCACCACCTGCCCTGAATGTTACTATTCGTTGAAGGTTGACTATCCAAAATTGCTGGGCAGCACAGTCGCTGAAGTGGTATATTGGACAGAGGCTGTAGCTCCGTTGCTACAGAGCGGCGAGCTACATCTTGGTAAACTACAGGAAAAGGCTACTTATCAGGACCCTTGCACCTTGGGGAGAGGCTTGAGGATTTTTGATTCACCTCGCCTGATATTAAGCGCAGTGGACGGCCTGAGTTTGGTGGAAATGGAGCAGAGCCGGGAGAGAGCACTGTGTTGTGGGGCAAGCTCTTGGGTACATTGTGGAACAACAAACCGACAGATACAGGATGAGCGCCTTACCCAGGCAGAGGCTACCGGAGCTGGGATGCTGGTGACTTCTTGTCCAAAGTGCCAAATTCACTTGAAATGTACCCAGCGAAGCCGAAACGGGAAAATGCCCAAAATTGATATACAGGACCTGGCTAGTTTGGCAGCCCGATCCCTGGACCAGGAGGCAGGCT
- a CDS encoding hydrogenase iron-sulfur subunit, with the protein MSRTNADIVVFTCNWDGLSCIEAAAKSRLNYPPLVKVVRVSCLSRVHSGLILKAFELGAGGVMLLGCESDGCYYEKDDKFNVKEYERTRGVLGLLGLGLKKLKLTRLPRGDGAGFVKQVKNFIAEIEQAQ; encoded by the coding sequence ATGAGCCGAACCAACGCCGACATCGTGGTTTTTACTTGTAACTGGGACGGCCTTAGCTGCATTGAGGCAGCGGCAAAAAGCCGTCTTAACTATCCGCCATTGGTAAAGGTGGTTAGGGTGAGTTGTCTTTCTCGTGTGCACTCAGGTCTGATCCTTAAGGCTTTTGAGCTGGGAGCGGGTGGGGTGATGCTCTTAGGATGTGAATCGGATGGTTGTTACTACGAGAAGGATGACAAGTTTAATGTCAAAGAGTATGAAAGGACGCGCGGAGTATTAGGGTTGTTGGGCTTGGGGTTGAAAAAGCTCAAACTTACCCGTTTACCCCGAGGTGACGGTGCTGGCTTTGTGAAACAGGTGAAGAACTTTATAGCCGAAATAGAGCAGGCTCAATGA
- a CDS encoding 4Fe-4S dicluster domain-containing protein: MARGVAVIGNSVGAAQCALNLVQMGAEVSLIVSTKALSLDGNGSSRSQDASANEQFRIWPLLLRAATHPGVKLYTNSCVEAVTKKRGQFNLKVKKLPRYVDEKLCTSCGQCQEACPVKIPFSHGSLTLAHGAIHAPLVGIQSIPAAYSIDKNDTAPCRAACPLGINVPGFICLLAKGKADEALNLINEAAPLAGILGRVCSHPCEDDCQRAKVDSPVFIQALHRYAADNASGSINYNRRSQVKPREEKIAIVGSGPSGLAAAWELARRGYMPTIFESHAVVGGMLATGIPRFRLPREVREREVEAVKAMGVDIKTGVIVGRDITLSDLREQGYRAFYLAIGAGLNNKLNIPGEDLEGVVDVISMLFALNLKVGATVGSNVVVIGGGNSAVDSARAVKRRSKGTVRILYRRTSEEMTAIKDHVEEALEEGVLIDYLTVPVEIIGDGAKVTGIRCQRMKLGKVDATGRRQPVPIEGSEFTIDADHVVVAIGQRPSTGLLRLKDIKLNDDATISVDPLTLQTNIPDIFAGGDCITGPNTVVEAMAAGLRAAESIDRYLGGRDLRKDRSLESPEPVEVDIKERYVSPQKRTKMPTLPHADRMGSFEETNRGLSAEVSKLEAERCLSCAFCSGCLECERVCQVSAVSHKDTIESVKIEAGAVVNFISNSGTADLSQSEAGQGRTLQISDPGIFVVEAESDGDLWDELSRASAIALDIAQELKLREKTVPTGADAEGNHDGRLNFEPETMGLVGVGDERTGVVLCRCGGSISSIINLSEVVSEIQRLPGVSCVQELSQICTEYGAQEIKTLAAEEQLSRLVVAACRCCNLEQVCFSCTEQRVRCQGYLSRYLGADHSTVVEFVNIREQCAWVHSDNPAEATHKAIEIVSSGVVRAQDTLPVILKGRPITEGALVISTGLSGLATAIGLASQAYSVALIYKSELKRKKGKQPNEYLEKEASLLKELVKLGISVMTWPRTLRLDGVPGNYEAILEYPSETANIKAGAVIVDTGALDKILAQADATFKTSLVGRILAWNTHLDNRVILGFTLREFAIGDPTGIFIVSSSALESPEKQVIMGRAMAARVSSYLSQGMLRPRVTAVDIDRQLCRGCGDCAAVCPYIEMKICDLGTAYAVINPMLCLGCGACITSCPTGAITQLVQNDLSIISTLEAQLKKSSKVGVAT; this comes from the coding sequence ATGGCAAGGGGTGTTGCAGTAATTGGTAATAGCGTTGGTGCAGCCCAGTGTGCTTTGAATCTAGTCCAAATGGGCGCTGAGGTTAGCCTCATTGTCTCTACCAAGGCATTGAGTTTAGACGGTAATGGAAGTAGCCGCTCGCAAGATGCTTCTGCTAATGAACAATTCCGCATTTGGCCACTGTTACTCAGGGCAGCCACTCATCCCGGGGTTAAGCTTTACACTAACTCTTGTGTGGAAGCTGTAACCAAGAAGCGGGGACAATTTAATCTAAAGGTGAAAAAACTGCCCCGATATGTTGATGAGAAATTGTGCACTAGTTGTGGCCAATGTCAGGAAGCATGCCCAGTCAAAATACCGTTTTCCCACGGTAGTTTGACCCTTGCACACGGCGCTATCCATGCACCACTGGTAGGGATTCAGTCAATACCGGCAGCTTACTCCATAGATAAAAACGACACCGCCCCTTGCCGGGCAGCTTGTCCCCTCGGTATCAATGTGCCCGGTTTCATCTGTCTTTTGGCTAAAGGTAAGGCGGACGAAGCTCTAAATCTCATCAACGAAGCTGCACCGTTAGCTGGGATACTCGGACGGGTATGCAGTCATCCATGCGAAGATGATTGTCAGCGGGCTAAAGTCGATAGCCCCGTGTTCATTCAGGCCCTGCATCGCTATGCTGCGGATAATGCATCTGGCAGCATTAATTACAACCGCAGAAGCCAAGTCAAACCCAGAGAAGAAAAAATAGCCATTGTTGGCAGCGGGCCATCTGGGCTGGCAGCAGCCTGGGAACTGGCCAGACGAGGATATATGCCCACTATATTTGAGTCCCATGCGGTGGTTGGTGGCATGCTGGCTACAGGTATTCCTCGGTTCCGTCTTCCCCGCGAGGTGCGAGAGAGGGAGGTAGAGGCAGTTAAGGCTATGGGCGTGGATATAAAGACAGGTGTAATCGTAGGTCGAGACATAACGCTCTCCGACCTGAGGGAACAAGGTTACCGGGCTTTTTATTTGGCTATAGGTGCTGGTTTAAATAATAAACTGAATATCCCCGGTGAAGACCTCGAAGGTGTTGTCGACGTAATCTCAATGCTCTTTGCGCTCAATTTGAAGGTAGGTGCTACTGTCGGTTCTAATGTGGTGGTAATTGGTGGTGGCAACAGTGCTGTGGATTCAGCAAGGGCAGTGAAGAGACGGAGTAAAGGCACTGTGCGAATACTTTATCGGCGTACGTCAGAAGAAATGACCGCCATAAAAGATCATGTCGAGGAAGCTCTTGAAGAAGGCGTGCTGATTGATTATCTTACTGTCCCTGTTGAAATCATCGGAGATGGGGCCAAGGTTACAGGCATACGCTGCCAGCGGATGAAACTGGGGAAGGTCGATGCTACCGGCCGACGCCAACCTGTGCCCATTGAGGGCTCGGAGTTTACCATTGATGCTGACCATGTGGTTGTGGCTATAGGACAGCGACCAAGTACAGGGCTACTAAGATTAAAGGATATCAAGCTCAATGACGATGCAACTATAAGTGTGGATCCATTAACACTTCAGACCAACATACCTGATATCTTTGCCGGTGGTGATTGTATCACCGGCCCTAACACTGTTGTTGAAGCTATGGCTGCCGGTCTCCGAGCTGCGGAGTCAATAGACAGGTATCTCGGCGGACGTGACCTGAGGAAAGACCGCAGCCTAGAGAGCCCTGAGCCGGTTGAGGTCGATATTAAGGAGAGATATGTCTCGCCCCAAAAGCGTACTAAGATGCCCACGCTTCCCCATGCTGATAGGATGGGCAGTTTCGAGGAAACTAACAGAGGGCTGTCTGCGGAGGTATCAAAGCTGGAGGCTGAACGCTGTCTTAGCTGTGCCTTCTGTAGTGGTTGTCTGGAATGTGAGCGTGTATGCCAGGTAAGTGCAGTCTCCCATAAGGATACTATCGAGTCGGTGAAAATAGAAGCTGGAGCTGTAGTTAATTTTATTTCTAACAGTGGCACGGCTGACCTGTCTCAGTCTGAGGCTGGGCAAGGCAGAACTCTTCAGATTTCCGACCCAGGTATATTCGTTGTAGAAGCTGAAAGCGACGGAGATTTATGGGATGAACTTAGTCGTGCTTCAGCAATTGCACTGGATATAGCACAAGAGTTGAAGCTAAGAGAGAAGACTGTCCCAACTGGTGCAGATGCCGAGGGGAATCATGACGGCCGCTTGAATTTCGAGCCAGAAACGATGGGGCTGGTCGGTGTTGGCGATGAGCGTACTGGTGTAGTCCTGTGTCGCTGTGGCGGCAGCATCAGTTCTATAATTAACCTTTCTGAGGTGGTCAGTGAAATACAACGCCTTCCTGGCGTTTCTTGTGTCCAGGAGTTATCTCAGATATGCACTGAATATGGAGCACAAGAGATTAAGACTTTGGCCGCAGAAGAGCAACTAAGCAGGCTGGTCGTAGCCGCTTGTCGGTGTTGCAATCTGGAACAGGTCTGCTTCAGTTGCACTGAACAGCGAGTAAGGTGTCAAGGATATTTGAGCCGATACTTGGGTGCAGATCACAGTACAGTTGTGGAATTTGTTAATATTCGCGAGCAATGCGCCTGGGTGCATAGCGACAATCCAGCGGAGGCTACTCATAAGGCTATAGAGATAGTCAGCTCAGGGGTTGTTCGGGCTCAAGACACCTTGCCGGTGATACTGAAGGGACGCCCTATTACCGAAGGCGCGTTGGTGATAAGCACCGGGCTTTCCGGTCTGGCAACCGCAATAGGCCTGGCATCTCAGGCTTATTCGGTAGCCCTCATATACAAGTCAGAATTAAAGAGAAAAAAGGGAAAGCAACCCAACGAATACCTCGAAAAAGAAGCTAGTCTGTTAAAGGAGCTTGTAAAACTGGGCATATCTGTCATGACATGGCCCCGAACATTAAGGCTTGATGGTGTGCCCGGAAACTATGAAGCTATCCTTGAGTACCCATCGGAGACAGCTAATATCAAAGCCGGTGCAGTGATAGTGGATACTGGAGCGTTGGATAAAATACTTGCTCAGGCTGATGCCACTTTCAAGACAAGTCTCGTCGGCCGTATTCTGGCGTGGAATACTCACCTGGACAATAGGGTAATTTTAGGTTTTACCTTACGAGAATTCGCTATCGGAGACCCCACCGGTATATTTATCGTGTCGTCAAGCGCATTGGAGTCACCTGAGAAACAGGTTATTATGGGACGGGCAATGGCAGCTAGAGTCTCAAGTTATTTGAGCCAGGGCATGCTAAGACCGCGGGTTACTGCGGTTGATATCGATAGACAGCTGTGCCGTGGCTGTGGTGATTGTGCTGCGGTGTGTCCTTATATAGAGATGAAAATTTGTGACTTAGGCACTGCTTATGCTGTTATTAACCCGATGCTGTGCCTGGGTTGCGGAGCTTGTATCACCTCATGTCCTACCGGTGCTATAACTCAGCTTGTGCAAAACGATTTAAGCATAATTAGTACGCTCGAAGCCCAGTTGAAAAAATCTAGCAAGGTTGGTGTGGCAACATGA
- a CDS encoding pyruvate ferredoxin oxidoreductase: protein MIREGLLGERDLSRIEVRLSGTGGQGIVLAGQILGQAVSLYEKERFATLTQSYGPEARGGSCSAEVVVSDEPVGYPYVASPQVLVIMSQEAYNKYTPNLGPEALVIIDPDMVKPNTSRNFKILSIPATNLAREMGRVVVANIIMLGFLAAVSDVVSSEALKKSILATVPKGTGEFNIKAFTLGYEYKLKH, encoded by the coding sequence ATGATTCGGGAGGGATTGCTTGGAGAAAGGGACTTGAGCAGAATAGAAGTAAGATTAAGCGGTACTGGCGGACAGGGGATAGTGCTTGCCGGTCAAATTCTGGGGCAGGCGGTTTCATTATACGAGAAAGAGAGATTTGCCACCCTTACTCAAAGCTACGGCCCAGAAGCACGGGGTGGCTCCTGCAGTGCTGAAGTGGTGGTCTCTGATGAGCCTGTAGGCTATCCATACGTGGCAAGCCCACAGGTGCTGGTTATTATGTCACAAGAGGCCTATAACAAGTACACGCCAAATCTCGGGCCAGAGGCACTGGTTATTATAGACCCAGACATGGTAAAACCAAACACCTCCCGGAACTTTAAGATACTTTCTATACCGGCCACCAATCTCGCCCGCGAGATGGGAAGGGTGGTAGTAGCCAATATCATCATGCTTGGATTCCTCGCAGCAGTCAGCGATGTAGTTTCTTCTGAAGCATTAAAAAAATCAATTCTGGCGACTGTGCCCAAAGGCACGGGAGAATTTAACATCAAAGCTTTCACGCTGGGGTATGAATACAAACTGAAGCATTGA
- a CDS encoding 2-oxoacid:ferredoxin oxidoreductase subunit beta, translating into MLTVDTNPIDCYLRIDRIPHIWCAGCGIGPATGCFIRAIDRAGLNPDKVSVVSGIGCSGRVAGYIKLDSFHTTHGRALPFATGLKLANPELNVVVFSGDGDIVAIGGNHLIHSARRNIDMTVICINNFNYGMTGGQVGPTTPLEARSATSPYGNFEYPFNLPYLVAASGATYVARWTVLHLRELERSIAEALAKPGFSFIEVLSPCPTVYGRQNKLPRGLDEMRSYQERSIIRDGADPKDVELSLNGPIVVGKFVDIERPTLWDCYQQMLGRASKPKKR; encoded by the coding sequence ATGCTGACAGTAGATACAAATCCTATAGACTGCTATCTGAGAATAGACAGGATACCGCACATTTGGTGTGCTGGCTGTGGCATTGGACCAGCGACCGGATGTTTTATCAGGGCTATTGACCGTGCTGGGCTGAATCCAGATAAAGTATCTGTGGTTTCCGGAATCGGCTGCTCGGGTAGAGTAGCCGGCTACATTAAGCTGGACTCTTTTCATACCACACACGGTCGGGCTCTCCCCTTCGCTACCGGCCTCAAACTGGCAAATCCGGAATTGAATGTAGTGGTCTTTTCAGGAGATGGTGACATTGTGGCCATTGGAGGTAACCATCTTATTCATTCTGCCCGCCGTAATATCGATATGACTGTCATTTGTATAAATAATTTCAATTACGGTATGACCGGTGGCCAGGTGGGGCCGACGACGCCACTCGAGGCTCGAAGTGCCACTTCACCATATGGCAACTTCGAGTATCCTTTTAACTTGCCTTACCTGGTTGCTGCCAGTGGTGCTACATATGTTGCCAGATGGACAGTGTTGCATTTGCGAGAACTGGAAAGGTCAATCGCTGAAGCTTTGGCCAAACCAGGTTTTAGCTTTATAGAGGTGCTCAGCCCCTGCCCTACTGTCTACGGGCGTCAAAATAAATTGCCACGTGGCCTAGATGAAATGCGCAGCTATCAAGAGAGAAGTATCATCCGCGATGGGGCTGACCCAAAAGACGTTGAGCTATCTCTAAATGGCCCCATTGTGGTAGGTAAATTTGTTGATATAGAACGGCCTACTTTGTGGGATTGCTACCAGCAGATGCTTGGCAGAGCAAGCAAGCCGAAAAAACGATAG
- a CDS encoding 2-oxoacid:acceptor oxidoreductase subunit alpha produces MPKENVLCGEFFMNGDLACAEGAISAGCRFFAGYPITPATEVAERMSERLPQVGGVFMQMEDEIASMNAVLGASWGGVKAMTATSGPGFSLMMENLGLGVMLETPCVVVNVQRAGPSTGLPTLVAQGDMMQARWGAHGHYEIIALVPDSPQEMFDFTITAFNLSEKYRVPVLLMADEAVGHMSEKVVMQRISQKELVNRPRPKVAPEEYLPYDSKEGLVPPMAIAGEGYRFHVTGLTHDERGYPVMTAEAQDRLVRRLVDKIRLNAKDIIRYEEVNVDDAEVIVVSYGISARIARYAVQKARDQGIKAGLLRLITVWPFVEDRIRKLAPKVKAFVVPEINYGQIVREVERCAAGKAKARLVPHMGGGVHLPETILEAIREEAR; encoded by the coding sequence ATGCCTAAGGAGAATGTACTCTGCGGTGAATTCTTCATGAATGGCGATTTGGCTTGCGCCGAAGGGGCTATAAGTGCCGGTTGCCGTTTTTTTGCCGGCTATCCTATCACACCGGCAACCGAGGTGGCCGAGAGGATGAGCGAACGGCTTCCTCAGGTAGGCGGTGTCTTCATGCAGATGGAAGATGAGATAGCTTCCATGAACGCCGTGCTTGGGGCTTCCTGGGGGGGAGTAAAGGCGATGACTGCTACCTCAGGCCCGGGATTCAGCTTGATGATGGAGAATTTGGGCCTAGGTGTGATGCTGGAAACGCCCTGTGTCGTAGTCAATGTTCAGAGAGCAGGCCCGTCTACGGGATTACCTACCCTTGTCGCACAGGGGGACATGATGCAGGCCAGGTGGGGTGCTCACGGACACTACGAAATCATCGCTCTTGTTCCTGATTCTCCACAGGAGATGTTCGACTTCACCATTACGGCATTTAATTTATCTGAGAAATACCGGGTACCTGTACTGCTCATGGCTGATGAGGCGGTGGGTCATATGAGTGAAAAGGTTGTCATGCAACGGATCAGCCAAAAAGAGTTGGTCAACAGACCACGCCCTAAGGTAGCCCCGGAAGAGTACTTGCCATATGATTCCAAGGAGGGGCTTGTGCCTCCGATGGCTATAGCCGGTGAGGGGTATCGCTTCCATGTTACCGGCCTGACCCATGACGAAAGAGGCTATCCGGTAATGACCGCAGAGGCTCAGGACAGATTGGTGCGACGGCTCGTGGATAAAATACGGCTAAATGCCAAAGACATAATAAGGTATGAAGAGGTAAATGTTGATGATGCTGAGGTCATCGTGGTTAGCTATGGCATATCCGCCCGTATTGCTAGATATGCGGTTCAGAAGGCAAGAGACCAAGGGATAAAGGCTGGCTTGCTACGGCTGATAACAGTTTGGCCTTTTGTTGAAGACCGCATTAGAAAGCTAGCACCCAAAGTTAAAGCCTTTGTCGTCCCAGAGATAAACTATGGGCAAATAGTTAGGGAAGTGGAGCGGTGTGCTGCAGGCAAAGCTAAGGCTAGGCTGGTGCCCCATATGGGTGGCGGCGTGCACCTTCCCGAGACGATTCTAGAGGCTATACGAGAGGAAGCCAGATGA
- a CDS encoding 4Fe-4S dicluster domain-containing protein, with amino-acid sequence MKLWRKPFDIADKAPRPVKVHIDIDRCKGCGYCAEFCPRGVLKMTDELSPKGYDMVKVVDESKCLGCGLCEAICPEFGIYPTTEEKEEKEV; translated from the coding sequence ATGAAATTGTGGAGAAAGCCTTTCGATATAGCCGATAAGGCCCCTAGGCCAGTCAAGGTGCACATTGACATAGACAGATGCAAAGGATGTGGCTATTGCGCGGAATTTTGTCCTCGCGGAGTCTTGAAGATGACTGATGAGCTCAGTCCCAAGGGCTATGACATGGTCAAGGTGGTCGACGAGAGTAAATGCCTGGGTTGCGGTCTCTGCGAGGCAATATGTCCCGAGTTCGGGATTTACCCAACTACGGAAGAGAAAGAAGAAAAAGAAGTGTAG
- a CDS encoding PKD domain-containing protein has product MRKLFLLALLLLAPMISCARESEPVLIPPPTADFAASPEEGLAPLAVTFTDLSTGDVTRRHWDFGDRQFSNGAGPSHTYTTAGNYTVSLAIMGPGGSDVETKVEYIKVGSGVISWKEAGSYIGQHRVVEGIVAGTYYAADTKSQLTFLDFHKPYQGYFKCIIWGRDRGKFVKEFPPNPETYFLNKRVQVTGLIEEYPKGSGVPEIVLRDPSQIKVVVEQLTP; this is encoded by the coding sequence ATGCGTAAGCTTTTTCTATTAGCTTTGTTATTACTTGCGCCTATGATAAGCTGCGCTCGAGAGTCTGAGCCTGTCCTTATACCACCTCCCACAGCGGATTTTGCCGCCAGTCCGGAAGAGGGGCTAGCTCCTTTGGCAGTTACCTTTACTGACTTATCAACAGGTGATGTTACCCGCCGGCATTGGGACTTCGGCGATAGGCAGTTCAGCAATGGGGCGGGGCCTAGCCATACTTATACTACAGCCGGAAACTACACCGTTTCGCTGGCAATAATGGGGCCAGGGGGAAGTGACGTAGAAACAAAAGTCGAATACATAAAAGTGGGCAGTGGGGTCATAAGCTGGAAGGAAGCAGGCAGCTATATCGGTCAGCACAGAGTGGTCGAGGGAATAGTCGCTGGAACTTATTATGCAGCGGACACAAAAAGCCAGCTTACCTTCCTCGATTTCCATAAGCCTTATCAGGGCTATTTCAAATGCATAATTTGGGGTCGTGACAGGGGGAAGTTCGTAAAAGAGTTCCCACCTAATCCCGAAACTTACTTCTTAAATAAGCGTGTTCAGGTCACCGGCTTAATCGAAGAATATCCCAAAGGCTCAGGTGTCCCGGAGATAGTCCTCAGAGACCCATCTCAGATCAAGGTCGTCGTAGAACAGCTTACTCCATGA
- a CDS encoding lamin tail domain-containing protein yields the protein MVYPRDSAKGICYERVEPDEYVVIKNISECYVDISGWVLKNRNKIYPSFTFPSCVLIPGEIIRVYTDEFNPETGGFSFYYGPGDIWSNNKPDIAVLYDAQGNEVSRKSYTVPTKINEASQ from the coding sequence ATGGTGTATCCACGAGATTCGGCAAAAGGCATATGCTACGAAAGGGTCGAGCCTGATGAATATGTGGTTATCAAAAACATCAGCGAGTGCTATGTGGATATTAGTGGCTGGGTACTAAAGAACAGGAACAAGATATATCCCTCGTTCACTTTCCCGTCCTGCGTACTGATCCCGGGGGAAATCATACGAGTTTATACAGACGAGTTCAATCCCGAAACTGGAGGTTTTAGTTTTTACTATGGCCCTGGCGATATCTGGAGTAACAATAAGCCCGATATAGCTGTTTTGTACGATGCCCAAGGCAATGAGGTCTCCAGAAAAAGCTACACGGTCCCCACAAAAATAAATGAGGCCAGCCAGTGA
- a CDS encoding lamin tail domain-containing protein gives MACGLTKPTPPASKPKTQPPTNTENQTPTETSPPEETKNEAEWSTIQTFTGKDSKDTTPFHVSGTEWRIIWAANAERPEYAVFDILVYPQDKPGVLTKRISYSKGTSSDTAYIYEGGRDYYLKVTAANLSSWTITVEEPASDYTNQKLTSPVQITKINYKGQDYIKSHEAGYDIIEFDEYVEIKNLSDSRQNIAGWVLKNLTKGGPAFVFPTFMPCSCQWYGNFEDCIKYCSPPRPCAIDPHRSIRVYTGEIHHESGGFCFCLFPGDIWNNEIPDTAVLYNLEGQEVSRKSYIITAKNSVTSGE, from the coding sequence ATGGCGTGCGGACTAACGAAGCCAACCCCACCGGCTTCCAAGCCCAAGACGCAACCACCCACCAATACTGAAAATCAAACGCCGACAGAAACATCCCCACCTGAAGAGACCAAAAATGAAGCCGAATGGAGCACCATTCAGACTTTTACTGGCAAAGATAGTAAGGATACAACCCCATTTCACGTTTCTGGCACAGAATGGCGCATTATCTGGGCAGCAAATGCTGAGCGCCCTGAATACGCCGTTTTCGACATCCTTGTATATCCACAGGACAAACCAGGCGTGCTTACGAAGAGGATTTCATACTCAAAAGGTACTTCTAGCGACACTGCCTACATCTATGAAGGCGGCCGTGACTACTATTTGAAAGTTACTGCAGCCAATTTGAGTAGTTGGACTATAACAGTGGAAGAACCAGCGTCAGACTACACAAACCAGAAGTTGACCTCCCCTGTGCAGATAACTAAGATCAACTACAAAGGCCAGGATTATATCAAGAGCCATGAAGCGGGATATGACATAATTGAATTCGATGAATATGTAGAAATCAAAAACCTGAGCGATTCTCGGCAGAATATAGCCGGGTGGGTGCTGAAGAATCTAACAAAGGGGGGACCTGCGTTTGTCTTCCCCACCTTCATGCCGTGCTCATGTCAATGGTACGGCAACTTTGAAGATTGTATTAAATACTGCTCTCCCCCACGCCCATGTGCCATAGACCCCCATAGGAGCATTCGAGTTTATACTGGCGAAATCCATCATGAATCGGGAGGTTTCTGCTTCTGCTTGTTCCCAGGCGATATCTGGAACAACGAGATACCTGATACAGCCGTTCTATATAATCTTGAAGGTCAGGAGGTATCCAGAAAAAGCTATATAATAACAGCTAAGAACAGTGTTACCTCAGGTGAGTAG